The following are encoded together in the Bos javanicus breed banteng chromosome 4, ARS-OSU_banteng_1.0, whole genome shotgun sequence genome:
- the LOC133246870 gene encoding olfactory receptor 2A2-like, producing MESNQSWVTEFILVGFHLSAKMEKLLFWIYSLFYIFSLLANGMILGLICLDLRLHTPMYFFLSHLAIIDMSYASNNVPKMMANLANKNRTISFVPCILQTFLYLGFAATECLILMVMSYDRFVAICHPLQYTVIMNWRACRVLATTSWACGFILALAHAVLLLRLPFCGPWEVNHLFCEILSVLKLACVDTWINQVVLLAASIVVLVGPLCLMLVSYIRILCAVLKIRSKEGRRKAFSICSSHLCVVGLFFGIAMLVYMVPDSNQREEEEKILSLFHSLFNPFLNPLIYSLRNAQVKGALYRALQKRSV from the coding sequence ATGGAAAGTAACCAGTCATGGGTCACAGAATTCATCTTGGTAGGCTTCCATCTCAGcgcaaagatggaaaagcttctCTTCTGGATCTACTCCCTGTTTTACATCTTCAGTCTGCTGGCAAATGGTATGATCTTGGGACTCATCTGTCTGGACCTGAGactgcacacccccatgtacttcttcctctcacATCTGGCCATCATCGACATGTCCTATGCTTCCAACAATGTCCCCAAGATGATGGCAAACTTAGCAAACAAGAATAGAACCATCTCCTTTGTCCCATGCATACTGCAGACTTTTTTGTATTTGGGGTTTGCTGCTACGGAGTGCCTGATTTTGATGGTGATGTCCTACGATAGGTTTGTGGCGATTTGTCATCCCCTCCAGTACACTGTCATCATGAACTGGAGAGCTTGCAGGGTCCTGGCTACCACTTCCTGGGCATGTGGATTTATTCTGGCTCTGGCCCATGCAGTTCTCCTCCTAAGATTGCCCTTCTGTGGGCCTTGGGAAGTGAACCACCTCTTTTGTGAAATTCTGTCTGTCCTCAAGCTGGCCTGTGTTGACACATGGATCAACCAAGTGGTCCTCCTTGCTGCTTCTATAGTTGTCTTAGTTGGGCCCCTGTGCTTAATGCTAGTCTCTTACATACGTATCCTCTGCGCTGTCCTGAAGATCCGGTCAAAGGAGGGCCGCAGAAAGGCTTTCTCCATCTGCTCCTCCCACCTCTGTGTGGTTGGACTCTTCTTTGGCATAGCCATGTTGGTTTATATGGTGCCAGACTCCAATCAacgagaagaggaggagaaaatacTGTCCCTGTTTCACAGTCTCTTTAATCCATTCCTGAACCCTCTCATTTACAGCCTGAGGAATGCTCAGGTGAAGGGTGCCTTGTACAGAGCTCTGCAGAAGAGGTCCGTGTGA